The Candidatus Zixiibacteriota bacterium genome contains the following window.
AAGTCTGCGGTTCGGGACTCAAAGCTGTCATGCTGGCGGCCCAGGCGATACGATTGGGCGACGCCGATTGTATTATCGCCGGTGGGATGGAGTCGATGTCGGGAAGTCCATATGTTCTGCACGGCGCTAAAGGCGGTTTGAAATTCGGCGACAAGAAGCTTCAGGACTCAATGGTTCTTGATGGCCTGTGGTGTTCGTTTAAGAACTGGCACATGGGGAACGCCGCGGAATTGACTGCTGATAAATCCAAAATTAGCCGGGAAGAGCAGGATGATTACGCCTTAAATTCTCATAAGAAGGCTCTGGCCGCTCAGGATGGAGGGAAATTCGATAATGAGATTTTCCCTATTGAGATTCCTCAGAGAAAAGGCGATCCGATTATTTTCAAAAAGGATGAAGGTCCTCGCGCAAAAATCTCAATTGAAGGTCTTGCGAAATTAAGGCCCGCTTTCCAGAAAGACGGCACGGTAACGGCCGGAAACGCACCCGGTCTGAATGACGGCAGTTCAGCGGTTGTGGTTGTCTCAGAAGAGTATATGAAAAAGAATAATCTGACACCGATGGCAAGGATCGTTGATTACGGCACCGCAGGCATTGAACCGGAATTGATATTTTACGCGCCTATTCATGCCGTCAATAATTTGTGCGCCAAAATGAGTATTGATGTAAATCATTTTGATCTTATTGAAGCCAATGAGGCTTTTTCGGTGCAGTGCCTGGCTGACGGCAAGGAAATCGGCTGGGATTGGGATAAAGTAAATGTCAATGGCGGCGCGGTAGCCCTGGGGCATCCTATTGGCGCCAGTGGAGCCAGAATCTTGACTACTTTGATGTATGCCCTTAAGGATCGTGGCGGCAAGAACGGGCTGGCGACCTTATGTCTTGGCGGTGGTAACGCCGTAGCGATGGCAATTGAAATGATGTAATAGACTTTTGGGAGGATAAAAATAATGACTGTCGATGATATTAAACAAATTACGGTTATCGGGGGCGGCACGATGGGCAACGGAATTTGCCACCATCTGGCCCAATGCGGATATAATGTTAATCTGGTCGATACGACGCAGGAATTTCTCGATAGAGCGCTGGCGACGATTAACAAGAATATGGGTCGCCAGGTTAAGAAAGAAAAAATCACCGAAGATGATAAAAAAGCGGCTCTGAAAAGAATTAATCCGACGACGGATTTGAATGTCGCGATAGATTCTCAATTGGTAATTGAGGCGATCTTTGAAGACCTTGAAGTTAAATTGGGTTTATTCAGGGAACTCGACACGATTTGTCCCGCCGATACGATTCTGGCGTCAAATACGTCATCTTTGCCCATTACCCAATTGGCCGGTGTAACAAGTCGCGCCGACAAAGTTATTGGGATGCATTTT
Protein-coding sequences here:
- a CDS encoding acetyl-CoA C-acetyltransferase, with product MGFTSEAYIVSACRSAIGTFLGGLSSFPATKLGAFAIKEAVNRAGIDPNKVDEVIMGQVVQAGVGQAPARQAAIHAGITPKAGALAINKVCGSGLKAVMLAAQAIRLGDADCIIAGGMESMSGSPYVLHGAKGGLKFGDKKLQDSMVLDGLWCSFKNWHMGNAAELTADKSKISREEQDDYALNSHKKALAAQDGGKFDNEIFPIEIPQRKGDPIIFKKDEGPRAKISIEGLAKLRPAFQKDGTVTAGNAPGLNDGSSAVVVVSEEYMKKNNLTPMARIVDYGTAGIEPELIFYAPIHAVNNLCAKMSIDVNHFDLIEANEAFSVQCLADGKEIGWDWDKVNVNGGAVALGHPIGASGARILTTLMYALKDRGGKNGLATLCLGGGNAVAMAIEMM
- a CDS encoding 3-hydroxyacyl-CoA dehydrogenase NAD-binding domain-containing protein; the encoded protein is MTVDDIKQITVIGGGTMGNGICHHLAQCGYNVNLVDTTQEFLDRALATINKNMGRQVKKEKITEDDKKAALKRINPTTDLNVAIDSQLVIEAIFEDLEVKLGLFRELDTICPADTILASNTSSLPITQLAGVTSRADKVIGMHFMNPVPMMKLIELIRGIATSDETYNLIKELSEKIKKVPVEVQDYPGFVANRILLPMINEAAYTLMEGVATAEGIDTVMKLGLAHPMGPLTL